CCAAAGTTTTGCAAAGTAATCACCGGCGACTACCGAGCTAGCACTCAGTAGCAAAAGAACGATAACGGGAATTTTCTCAATTAGTTGGCTACTGACAGACATAAAAATGGGTAGTGTGATTGATGCGCAGGATTTCTAAATCTTTCCGTTATCTAGCACCGTTGTCACGGCACTAAAGTTATTAGACTTTTCCGCTATGGTAGCCCCCCGTTGGGACTACTGTCGTCGTTTATCTTTTGTCTCCGTCAAAAGTTTCACTATGGTAGCACCGTTGTCACGGCACTCCCGTCCTTGCATTTTCTATCACTATGGTAGCACCGTTACTACGGCACTAAAGTCATTAGATTCTTTCCGTTATGGTAGCCCCGCTGCTGCGGGACTACTGATATCACTTATCTTTTGTCTTCGTCAAAAGTTTCACTATGGTAGCAGGGGCGGGGCTCGAACCCGCGACCTCCGCCTTATGAAGGCGTTGCTCTAACCAGCTGAGCTACCCTGCCACAGAGATAAGATCCTACAACGAACAATGACACAGGTGAAGGGTTTGTGTTGCCCCATGCCCGCCACAATGTGAAACTTTGGGCGGGCTGCCATAGAAGAGATAAAGTAGGGCGAAGTATAGCAGTCGTGGCGGGCCTCTGACAACCGTAGCCGACGACCAACAAATCAGTTATCATGGCGCCATGACCGATGAAGTATTCAGCCAGCTTGTGCGTGAAGGAATAGATGCTATTCCAGAGCACTTCGGCAAGCTCGTGGATAATGTGGTTATAACCATAGAAGCAGTAGCGCGGCCCGAGCAGCTGAACGAAGTACCCATAGCTCGGGGTCACACACTGCTTGGTTTGTACCAGGGTGTTCCTCAAACCCGTCGCGGACCAAACTACAGCATGGTGCTCCCTGATAAAATAACCATTTTTAAAGAGCCCATTGTCGCGCTCGGTAACACCCCTGAGGGTATTCGAAAAATTGTCACCGACACTGTGTGGCATGAAGTTGCACACCACTTTGGTTTAGATGACGACGCCATTAATGCAGCACAGAAACGACGCCATGCTGCACTTTGATCTTTCCCAAATTATTCAAACCGTCGGACTCTTGGGCGTCGCCGCTATAGTTTTTGCAGAGTCGGGGCTTCTTATTGGTTTCTTTCTGCCGGGGGATAGCCTGCTGTTCACGGCCGGACTACTGGCCTCACAAGGTGTTTTTTCATTCTCATTGCTCATTCTGCTCTCGTTTATAGCAGCAGTGGCAGGCGACAGTGTTGGGTATGCATTTGGGTATCGAATTGGTCCGCGGATTTTTACCCGAGAGGATTCTCGATTTTTTAAAAAAGCACACCTTGAACAAGCACACAATTTTTTTGTTCGCTATGGCGCACAAGCCATTGTGCTGGCACGATTCATGCCCATTGTTAGAACGTTTACTCCGATTCTCGCAGGTGTTGGCAAAATGCCGTACCGCACATTCATCACTTATAATTTTATCGGTGCCGCATTGTGGGCGATTGGTATACCGACACTTGGGTTCACTCTTGGTACACTTGTGCCAAGTATTGACGAGTACATTCTCCCTATAATTGCTGGAATCATCGTGGTGTCATTTATCCCGCCAATTAAAAGCTGGTGGCAGTCGAGAAAGTCTTCACGAACCCAGGAAAGCACGCTAGGATAGAAAAACTGTACTTTAGGCGGGCATCGTATAATGGTAATACCTCAGCTTTCCAAGCTGATGCCAGGGGTTCGATTCCCCTTGCCCGCTCCAAAAGCGGAACTTTTGACGGAGACAAAAGATAAATGATGATGGTGTCCCGCGTAGGCGGGACTCCAAGGAATTCAATCTTTGATTTTTCAAAATGTTTACGATGACAGTAGTCCCGCAGCAGCGGGGCTCCAACAGAGCCGAGTTTTTTACCACGACAAAAGATAAATGATGATGGTGTCCCGCGTAGGCGGGACTCCAAAGAGTTAATTTTTCAAAATGTTTAGGATTTCAGTAGTCCCGCGTAGGCGGGACTCCAGGGAACTTTTGACGGAGACAAAGGCTAATGTAGTTTTTTTAAATTAATTTTTATCGCACAATTCAATGTACTAGTACATTGAATCAACAAAGAAAGGATCTCGATTTTACGCTGCGGAATCTTGATTTTATTCAAATAATCTGCTATAATTTAATAAATTAAGTAAACTTTATAATAAAATATGGGTTTATTCAGTGGAGAGCCAAAAGGTGAGTCGCATTTTTGGGCAAGTAGATTTATCCGCGAAAGGAAACCGGACGAAACAGAAGAGTCTAGCGACGAACCTGCGCACGGCCGTTTCGTACCTTTAGACGAAGCTCCCGGCACGGCACCTAGTCCAGAAGAAATATTGATTAGCCGGGAAAATGCTTTACCACCCGAGGAATTAACGAATACAGATATAGAAGCGTAGTTGTCGTGTCGCATTTCAATCAAAGCCACCCTTACCGCAAGGGTGGCTTTGTTGTTTCCGTGTCGGCAAAGAAAGCCCTGTGATACCATTGTCTTATGAAACCAGAAACAATATTAAAAGATTGGCAAAAAAGAGCCATTAGAACACGGGAACTTTCATTTGCCCGTGCCTTATTCAAAACGTATCCTGATTCCAATCTTTATTTGGTCGGGGGCATGGTGCGCGATTTGCTACTTGGTCGACAAACGAAAGACTATGATTTTGTAGTGACCAATGTTGCCGAGGCGAAATTACTAACGTTTCTAAAGCGACATGGCCGAGTGAATACCGTCGGCCGGACGTTCGGGGTTATAAAATTTGTTCCAACAGGTCAACACGGCAGCTTGGCCATTGATATTGCGCTGCCGCGGCTTGATTTACCAGCCAAGGGAACTGGTGCATATAGGGATATAAAGGTGGTGCGTCGTGCGTCTTTACCTATCGAAGAGGATCTTTTGCGTCGAGACTATACGGTGAATGCAATAGCCTGGGATATACGTGGTAAATGCATTGTCGACCCAACCGGCGGAATAGTTGATTTAAAGAAGCGACAATTACGTACGGTGGGTGATGCGGCAACTCGGTTCGCCGAAGATTACTCACGCGTCCTGCGTGGGTTACGATTTGCCGTTACACATAATTTTTCATTTGCACCAGCCACCTGGCGGGAGCTGCGGGTGGCGACGGCTGGGCTTGTAAAAAAAGTGAGCGGTGAATTTGTTGTACCGAGGGAAGTGATTGCTCGTGAGTTTTTGCGGACGTTCGTTGCAAATCCCGTTATTGCGCTCAACCTGTATGACCGCAGTACGGCACTTGAGAAATTAATTCCTGAACTGCGAGCCACGAAAACGTGCCCGCAACCGCGCAAGTATCACAGCGAAGGGTCTGTTTGGAAGCACACTGCGTTGGCACTCGCGGCGCTTGCCTCTAGACGCTTCCGGGCAAAGCATGCAGGCATTGATGCGGAGTTAGTTGTAACGGTGTTACTACACGACATAGCCAAGCCGACCATGCTCAGAACTCCAAAAAAGGATGGCGTCGATCGTGTTCGTTTTGATGGGCACGATGTCGAAGGTGGAAAAATGGCTGAAGCAATTTGTGAGCGACTGAAGCTCTCTGTGATGTCAGTAGATTCGGGACTACACGTTGAGCCAACAAATGTGCGCTGGCTTATTCAGCACCATCTTCTCTTGTTGCACGGTCGGGTGACTGATATGAAGTTGCGCACGGTGCTAAAGTACTTCGTTGACCATCCTTTGGCAGAAAAGCTCAAGGCACTTTTGCTGGCCGATACGCTCGGCACTATTCCAGCCAGTGGAAAGCCGTACACAAAACATCTTGTTGACCTAGAGCGCCATTTGAAGCGGATACCCCGACGTGATGGTAAGTTGCCAGCGCCACTACTTGGTGGTGACGGCATTATGCGCGTGGTGCGTATTGCCGCCGGGCCGGCCATTGGGTTTTTGAAACGTCGATTGCGCGAAGAGCAGTTGATGGGTACAGTACGCACCAAGCAGGCTGCCGTAGAGTTTATAAAAGACGAATATGCCAGAACATACACTGAAGGTTCCAATTGATATAGGGAAACAACGCCTCGACCTCTATCTCGTAGCGTCCCTTGGGTTGTCGCGGAGTCGGGTGCAACAGCTGATTCGTAGTGGGGCAGTGCTTATTAGTGGGGTTGCCCCAGTCATACACCATTGGTTAAAAGCAGGAGAAGTCATTACCGTTGTCGATAATCCAGAGGCGTTGATTCCTCCACCCCCAGCTCCAGAACTTGTTATTCTCGACGAGACTGAAGATTTTTTAGTTGTCGTCAAGCAAGCTGGCGTTCTTGTTCACCCGGCGCCGAACGCCAAAGCGCCAACCTTAACTTCCGCGTTACTAAACTATTTACCAGCCATCGCAACAGTTGGTCAGCCGGACCGCCCCGGTATCGTGCATCGTCTTGATCGTGATGTTTCTGGTCTTCTTGTGGTCGCTAAGACGGCAGCTATGTATGACTGGTTGGTGAACGAGTTTCGTGAACGACGAGTGGAGAAGCAGTACACCGCACTGGTGCACGGCAGCATTGATCGTGACGAAGGTCTTATAACGTTTCCGATTGGTCGCTCGAAAACAAATCCGGGTCGTATGGCTGCTCGACCAAGCGGTGGTGAAGGACGGTCCGCCGAGACTGCGTACACGGTGCTTACTCGGTATGTTAACTTCACGTTACTTTCCGTGGTCATTCATACTGGCCGAACGCACCAAATACGAACCCACCTCAATGCCCTGGGTCACCCCGTGGTAGGGGACGCGTTGTACGGTAAAGTGTTGGCTCAGGGTGTGGCGTTGCCTCGACTTTTTTTGCAGGCGACGAATCTTGGATTCCGCGACTCACAGGAAGTTTGGCATCGGTATACGTTGCCGCTCGACGCTGAACTTGCTACCTTCTTGACTACCATAACGGCATGACTCCGAAACCGCTGAAACAAAAAAATACCGGCACCCTCTTTCTTTTGGTGGGTCCGTCGCGTGTGGGCAAAGACACCATTCTTCGTTCGCTGCTCCGGCGTAGAAGTTTGGGACTCGTGAAACTCGTAACCATGACAACTCGTTTGCGTCGACCGGGTGAGATAGCCGGGAAGACGTATCATTACGTATCCGACGATGCATTTCAGGAGCGCATAGCAAAAAAGCAGTTACTCGAATGGGCACCAGTGCGTAATTATAAATATGGGACACCGAAAGAGCCGTTACTAACATTGTTGCAGCAAGGTCACAATGTCATTCAACAGATTGACGTACGAGGTGCCGCAGCACTTCGAGCCCGCACGCTGCGAACAATAACCATTTTTATACTCCCTGGTTCCCTTGCCGAACTAAAAGTGCGACTTAGTTCGAACACGTTTACCCCAGAACAGCGGCGGGTGCGATGGACAGAGACCGAACAAGAATTAGCACGTCAGACCGAGTTTGATTATCGCATTGTGAATACGCAAGGAAAATTAGGGCAGGCGGTTGATGAGGTTGCTGCTATCATTCGGAGTATTGCGCAAGTGCACTCTTGACTGACCGTACGTTATTGCTTAGAATAGCTGAGCATTTTACCCCCGAAATTCGGGCTTTTTTATTCGATTTTTGAGCGTTGTATGGCTGAAGAAGAAGTAGAGAAAACTGAAGAGGTGCCAGTTGCCCCTTCTGAAGAACCAAAAGAAGCAGCTACAGCCCCAGAGATGGCGGCTGAGGTGCCTGCTGAAACTGTTGAAGCCGAGCCAGCAGAGGCGACGGCTGAAGAAGTTGTGGCTGTCAGTGAGGCTGCCGTGGTGAGTGTTGGCCCAGTGTACCCAGAAGTAGTGCCGGGTGCTCTCGTGCGGGTACACCAACGAATT
This genomic window from Patescibacteria group bacterium contains:
- a CDS encoding metallopeptidase family protein; translation: MTDEVFSQLVREGIDAIPEHFGKLVDNVVITIEAVARPEQLNEVPIARGHTLLGLYQGVPQTRRGPNYSMVLPDKITIFKEPIVALGNTPEGIRKIVTDTVWHEVAHHFGLDDDAINAAQKRRHAAL
- a CDS encoding VTT domain-containing protein — encoded protein: MQHRNDAMLHFDLSQIIQTVGLLGVAAIVFAESGLLIGFFLPGDSLLFTAGLLASQGVFSFSLLILLSFIAAVAGDSVGYAFGYRIGPRIFTREDSRFFKKAHLEQAHNFFVRYGAQAIVLARFMPIVRTFTPILAGVGKMPYRTFITYNFIGAALWAIGIPTLGFTLGTLVPSIDEYILPIIAGIIVVSFIPPIKSWWQSRKSSRTQESTLG
- a CDS encoding HD domain-containing protein, translating into MKPETILKDWQKRAIRTRELSFARALFKTYPDSNLYLVGGMVRDLLLGRQTKDYDFVVTNVAEAKLLTFLKRHGRVNTVGRTFGVIKFVPTGQHGSLAIDIALPRLDLPAKGTGAYRDIKVVRRASLPIEEDLLRRDYTVNAIAWDIRGKCIVDPTGGIVDLKKRQLRTVGDAATRFAEDYSRVLRGLRFAVTHNFSFAPATWRELRVATAGLVKKVSGEFVVPREVIAREFLRTFVANPVIALNLYDRSTALEKLIPELRATKTCPQPRKYHSEGSVWKHTALALAALASRRFRAKHAGIDAELVVTVLLHDIAKPTMLRTPKKDGVDRVRFDGHDVEGGKMAEAICERLKLSVMSVDSGLHVEPTNVRWLIQHHLLLLHGRVTDMKLRTVLKYFVDHPLAEKLKALLLADTLGTIPASGKPYTKHLVDLERHLKRIPRRDGKLPAPLLGGDGIMRVVRIAAGPAIGFLKRRLREEQLMGTVRTKQAAVEFIKDEYARTYTEGSN
- a CDS encoding RluA family pseudouridine synthase — translated: MPEHTLKVPIDIGKQRLDLYLVASLGLSRSRVQQLIRSGAVLISGVAPVIHHWLKAGEVITVVDNPEALIPPPPAPELVILDETEDFLVVVKQAGVLVHPAPNAKAPTLTSALLNYLPAIATVGQPDRPGIVHRLDRDVSGLLVVAKTAAMYDWLVNEFRERRVEKQYTALVHGSIDRDEGLITFPIGRSKTNPGRMAARPSGGEGRSAETAYTVLTRYVNFTLLSVVIHTGRTHQIRTHLNALGHPVVGDALYGKVLAQGVALPRLFLQATNLGFRDSQEVWHRYTLPLDAELATFLTTITA
- a CDS encoding guanylate kinase, which translates into the protein MTPKPLKQKNTGTLFLLVGPSRVGKDTILRSLLRRRSLGLVKLVTMTTRLRRPGEIAGKTYHYVSDDAFQERIAKKQLLEWAPVRNYKYGTPKEPLLTLLQQGHNVIQQIDVRGAAALRARTLRTITIFILPGSLAELKVRLSSNTFTPEQRRVRWTETEQELARQTEFDYRIVNTQGKLGQAVDEVAAIIRSIAQVHS